In Kiritimatiellales bacterium, the following are encoded in one genomic region:
- a CDS encoding glycogen/starch/alpha-glucan phosphorylase — translation MKCKNNKQITAGMIEERILFHLRYSRGKSRHVATDFDLFWSFAHVIRDLAIDAFTSTQEVYLEKDVKRVYYLSMEYLIGKLLEQNILALGIMKPAHDALQRLKVDLNKLLELDIEAGLGNGGLGRLAACFLDSLATMELPAYGYGLRYEHGIFRQEFEDGWQQERPDNWLELGYPWEMSRPEYSVPVFIYGRVAELSTTHRGRRPVWTDWQMFKGVPYDMPIIGFGNNTANILRLWSARADESFRLDVFNEGDYVKAVEEKNWAETVTKVLYPSDSTYNGKKLRLIQEYFLVSCSIRDIIRRFLKNHNNFNDFAKKSAVQMNDTHPALTIAELMRILCDEHYLPWEKAWEITSNACAYTNHTLLPEALEKWPVNMMNEVLPRHMQIIFEINQRFLQRVEMDFPGDTEIVPKVSLIEEGDVKQVRMANLAVVGSHKVNGVAGLHSRLLRERVMPEFNAIYPDKFINITNGITHRRWLLNCNPQLAGLITEKIGAGWIKNLTELSKLEPLAGDQKFQQAFMDIKRRNKEALAQYIEDTLHVPIHPGSLFDVQVKRLHMYKRQLLSAMHLIALYQRIKADPKTDIVPRTFIFAAKAAPAYHLAKRVIKLINSVGTVINHDPAVAGRLKCVFLPDYNVSLAEKIIPAADLSEQISTAGKEASGTGNMKLALNGALTVGTWDGANIEIAQNVGEDNIFIFGHREDDLGKLAQEGYNPWTYYDNDEELRNVLEAIRINAFDPSKPDLYIDIFNDLMRNGDPFFYMADFRPYVEIQEKISALFRRPEQWAEKAILNVARMGWFSSDRTIHEYATKIWNIKPVSIPDPAPVD, via the coding sequence ATGAAGTGTAAAAATAATAAGCAGATTACTGCCGGGATGATTGAAGAACGCATCCTGTTCCACCTGCGTTACAGTCGCGGGAAATCGCGCCATGTCGCGACTGATTTTGATCTGTTCTGGAGTTTCGCGCATGTAATCCGCGACCTCGCAATCGATGCGTTTACCAGCACACAGGAAGTGTATCTGGAGAAAGATGTTAAGCGGGTTTACTATCTTTCGATGGAGTACCTCATTGGCAAACTGCTGGAGCAGAATATTCTGGCGCTCGGTATTATGAAGCCGGCGCATGATGCACTGCAGCGGCTGAAGGTTGATTTGAATAAGCTGCTGGAGCTGGACATCGAGGCCGGACTTGGTAACGGCGGACTCGGACGTCTCGCCGCGTGTTTCCTTGATTCGCTGGCGACGATGGAACTGCCGGCGTACGGATATGGACTGCGCTATGAGCATGGGATTTTCCGGCAGGAGTTCGAAGACGGCTGGCAGCAGGAGCGGCCGGATAACTGGCTGGAACTCGGCTATCCGTGGGAGATGAGCCGTCCGGAATACAGCGTGCCGGTATTTATTTACGGCCGCGTCGCTGAACTCTCCACCACGCACCGCGGCCGCCGTCCGGTCTGGACCGACTGGCAGATGTTTAAAGGCGTTCCGTATGATATGCCGATCATCGGTTTTGGCAACAACACCGCCAATATTCTGCGGCTGTGGAGTGCGCGCGCCGATGAAAGTTTCCGTCTCGATGTGTTTAATGAAGGCGATTACGTCAAAGCGGTTGAAGAAAAAAACTGGGCGGAAACCGTCACCAAAGTTCTTTATCCGTCTGACAGCACCTACAACGGCAAAAAACTGCGGCTGATTCAGGAATACTTTCTGGTGAGCTGTTCTATCCGCGACATCATCCGCCGGTTCTTAAAAAATCATAATAACTTCAACGATTTCGCAAAAAAGAGTGCGGTGCAGATGAATGATACGCATCCGGCGCTGACCATCGCCGAACTGATGCGGATTCTCTGCGACGAACACTATCTGCCGTGGGAAAAAGCGTGGGAAATTACCTCCAATGCCTGCGCCTATACCAACCATACACTGCTGCCGGAGGCGCTCGAAAAATGGCCGGTGAATATGATGAATGAAGTTCTGCCGCGACATATGCAGATCATTTTTGAAATCAATCAGCGCTTTTTACAGCGCGTTGAGATGGATTTTCCCGGCGATACCGAAATCGTCCCGAAAGTTTCACTGATTGAAGAGGGCGATGTAAAACAGGTGCGCATGGCCAATCTTGCCGTTGTCGGCAGCCATAAAGTCAATGGTGTCGCCGGACTGCATTCCAGATTGCTGCGCGAACGCGTCATGCCGGAATTTAATGCAATTTATCCGGACAAATTCATCAACATCACCAACGGCATCACGCACCGCCGCTGGCTGCTCAACTGCAATCCGCAGCTCGCCGGGCTCATCACTGAAAAAATCGGCGCCGGCTGGATTAAAAATCTTACAGAGCTCAGTAAACTTGAACCGCTGGCCGGCGATCAAAAGTTTCAGCAGGCGTTTATGGATATCAAGCGCCGGAACAAGGAGGCGCTTGCTCAATATATTGAAGACACGCTGCACGTTCCGATCCATCCCGGATCGCTCTTCGACGTTCAGGTCAAGCGTCTGCACATGTATAAACGTCAGCTGCTGAGCGCCATGCACCTCATCGCACTTTATCAGCGTATCAAAGCCGATCCGAAAACCGATATTGTGCCGCGCACGTTTATCTTCGCCGCCAAAGCGGCGCCGGCGTATCATCTCGCCAAGCGCGTCATCAAACTCATTAATTCCGTCGGTACGGTCATCAATCACGACCCCGCCGTCGCCGGACGGCTGAAATGTGTATTCCTGCCGGACTACAATGTATCGCTGGCCGAAAAAATTATTCCGGCGGCTGATCTCTCCGAGCAGATTTCCACCGCCGGCAAAGAGGCCTCCGGTACCGGCAATATGAAGCTCGCACTGAACGGTGCGCTTACCGTCGGAACGTGGGACGGCGCTAACATTGAAATTGCACAGAACGTCGGCGAAGACAATATTTTCATCTTCGGCCACCGCGAGGATGATTTGGGAAAACTCGCGCAGGAGGGGTATAATCCATGGACATATTACGATAACGACGAGGAACTGCGTAACGTTCTCGAAGCGATTCGCATCAACGCATTTGATCCGTCGAAGCCGGACTTATACATCGATATTTTCAACGATCTCATGCGCAACGGCGATCCGTTTTTCTACATGGCTGATTTCCGTCCATACGTTGAAATTCAGGAAAAAATCAGTGCGCTGTTCCGCCGGCCTGAACAGTGGGCTGAAAAAGCCATCCTCAACGTCGCACGTATGGGCTGGTTTTCCAGTGATCGCACCATTCACGAATACGCCACTAAAATCTGGAATATCAAACCTGTTTCTATTCCTGATCCCGCGCCGGTTGACTAA
- a CDS encoding KamA family radical SAM protein — protein sequence MEAALQMNYPSSMPQRVKITPYYQALLDSLGAGHPLRRTVLPLDDPAPAPGDHDDPLGEEQHSPVPGIIHTYPDKALLFATLDCAVHCRYCTRGRLVGKNAGAWNIPADALHYLETRTEIRDLLISGGDPLTLPDAAIETLLARVRQIKHIRTVRIGTKIPAVLPERITPALAGILALHRVWLQLHFVHPAELTPEATHALDTLAGAGNPMVSQTVLLSGINDSSETLVELFYGLLERRVKPYYLFQCDPVTGSAPFRTPVEKGLQLMRELQGRISGLAMPHFAVDAPGGGGKITLLPDSPLRYENGFVLLTNYEGREYRYPVK from the coding sequence ATGGAAGCCGCACTGCAAATGAATTATCCTTCTTCAATGCCGCAAAGGGTAAAAATAACACCATACTATCAAGCATTACTGGACAGCCTCGGCGCCGGACATCCGTTGCGCCGGACGGTCCTGCCGCTCGATGATCCTGCGCCTGCGCCCGGCGATCACGACGATCCGCTCGGCGAAGAACAGCATTCGCCGGTGCCGGGGATCATTCATACCTATCCTGATAAAGCGCTGCTCTTTGCCACACTCGACTGTGCGGTGCACTGCCGCTACTGCACACGCGGCCGCCTCGTCGGAAAAAACGCCGGCGCGTGGAACATTCCGGCAGACGCGCTGCACTATCTCGAAACGCGCACTGAAATCCGCGACCTTTTAATCTCCGGCGGCGATCCGCTCACACTGCCGGATGCAGCAATTGAAACGCTGCTGGCACGCGTCCGGCAGATTAAACATATCCGCACTGTCCGCATCGGCACCAAAATACCGGCCGTGCTGCCGGAGCGGATTACGCCGGCGCTGGCCGGAATCCTTGCCTTACACCGCGTCTGGCTGCAGCTCCACTTCGTCCATCCGGCGGAACTTACGCCGGAAGCCACGCATGCACTCGACACCCTTGCCGGTGCCGGCAATCCAATGGTCAGCCAAACCGTACTGCTCAGTGGGATCAACGACAGCTCTGAAACATTGGTCGAACTTTTTTACGGACTGCTCGAACGGCGCGTAAAACCTTATTACCTGTTCCAGTGCGATCCCGTTACCGGTTCGGCGCCGTTTCGCACTCCGGTTGAAAAAGGATTGCAACTCATGCGCGAACTGCAGGGACGAATCTCCGGACTCGCCATGCCGCATTTCGCCGTCGACGCACCCGGCGGCGGCGGGAAAATCACTCTCCTGCCCGATTCACCGCTCCGCTACGAAAACGGTTTTGTTTTGCTCACAAACTATGAAGGCAGAGAATACCGCTATCCGGTAAAATAA
- the glmS gene encoding glutamine--fructose-6-phosphate transaminase (isomerizing): MCGVVGYIGKRTAGPVLLDGLCRLEYRGYDSAGVAILNAGEISVRKEVGRLANLEHALKDAPVAGICGIGHTRWATHGAPTKANAHPHTGAGGNVAVVHNGIIENYVELRDELIAKGVKFLSETDTEVIPNLIEFALRENSGDPLAAMQTVLKRLRGAYALGILFRNAPETVYCARLNSPLIIGFGDGENFIASDVPAVIHRISSAVYLNDGEIGVVKSTGVEIFSGAGEPVTPEIKQICFGAEAAETGGFETFMLKEIHEQPRILRSLLEKYVTPDEEIKMDLPLKPDYFRKLNRIMIVSCGTAYHAGMYGKLLLENITGIAVESDLASEFRYRDPKIDPGTLVIAVSQSGETADTLASIRMARDWGCRVLSICNVEGSSIVRESDAVLFTDCGPEIGVASTKAYTAQQMTFILFALYIAGIRNDLAPEKIKQYLADLQLVPDAVYGVIKDKEKIKAIADKHHDGPSSLYLGRRFNYPTALEGALKNKEISYQHAEGYAAGEMKHGPIALINESLPVICICTKTADELYEKMISNIKEVEARSGRIIAVATEGDQKIATLTPDIIYVPEVRDEFSPVVNVVGLQLLAYYAARARGTDIDKPRNLAKSVTVE, from the coding sequence ATGTGCGGTGTGGTTGGATATATTGGAAAGCGTACTGCGGGTCCGGTGCTGCTGGACGGTTTGTGCCGGCTGGAATATCGGGGTTATGATTCCGCCGGCGTGGCAATATTAAATGCCGGTGAAATTTCTGTGCGTAAAGAAGTCGGGCGGCTGGCGAATTTGGAACACGCACTGAAAGACGCGCCGGTCGCCGGAATTTGCGGCATCGGCCATACGCGCTGGGCGACGCACGGCGCGCCGACGAAAGCAAACGCGCATCCGCACACCGGCGCCGGCGGAAATGTTGCGGTGGTGCACAACGGCATCATCGAAAATTATGTTGAACTGCGCGATGAGCTGATTGCCAAAGGCGTAAAATTTTTGTCAGAGACCGACACAGAAGTAATTCCGAATCTGATTGAATTTGCATTGCGCGAAAATTCCGGTGATCCGCTGGCGGCAATGCAAACAGTATTAAAACGGCTGCGCGGCGCATACGCGCTGGGAATTCTGTTTCGCAACGCGCCGGAAACGGTGTATTGCGCGCGACTGAACAGTCCGCTGATTATCGGCTTCGGTGACGGTGAAAATTTTATTGCGAGCGATGTCCCGGCAGTCATCCACCGGATTTCGTCAGCGGTGTATTTGAACGACGGCGAAATCGGCGTGGTGAAATCCACCGGCGTTGAAATTTTTTCCGGTGCCGGCGAACCGGTGACGCCGGAAATTAAACAGATTTGTTTCGGCGCCGAAGCGGCGGAAACCGGCGGCTTCGAAACATTCATGCTGAAAGAGATTCATGAACAGCCGCGCATTCTGCGGTCGCTGCTGGAAAAATATGTAACGCCGGACGAAGAGATCAAAATGGATCTTCCGCTGAAACCGGATTATTTCCGCAAGCTGAACCGCATTATGATTGTGTCGTGCGGCACGGCGTATCACGCCGGAATGTACGGCAAACTGCTGCTGGAAAATATCACCGGTATTGCGGTGGAATCGGATCTGGCGAGCGAATTCCGGTATCGCGATCCGAAGATCGATCCCGGCACGCTGGTGATTGCGGTTTCACAGTCCGGCGAAACCGCCGACACGCTGGCGTCGATTCGCATGGCGCGCGACTGGGGCTGCCGCGTGCTTTCCATCTGTAACGTTGAAGGCAGCTCGATTGTGCGCGAAAGCGACGCGGTGCTGTTTACGGACTGCGGGCCGGAAATCGGCGTGGCATCAACCAAAGCGTACACCGCGCAGCAAATGACATTCATTCTGTTTGCGTTATACATCGCCGGAATCCGCAACGATCTGGCGCCGGAAAAAATTAAGCAGTATCTCGCTGATCTGCAACTGGTGCCGGACGCGGTGTACGGTGTGATCAAGGATAAAGAAAAAATTAAGGCGATTGCCGATAAGCATCACGACGGACCGAGTTCGCTCTATCTCGGCCGCCGGTTTAATTATCCGACGGCGCTCGAAGGCGCGCTCAAGAACAAAGAAATTTCCTATCAGCACGCCGAAGGTTACGCCGCCGGCGAAATGAAACACGGGCCGATTGCGCTGATTAATGAATCGCTGCCGGTGATTTGTATCTGCACTAAAACCGCTGACGAATTATATGAAAAGATGATTTCCAATATTAAGGAGGTTGAGGCGCGCAGCGGACGGATTATTGCGGTGGCGACAGAGGGTGATCAGAAAATCGCGACACTGACGCCGGATATTATTTATGTACCGGAAGTGCGTGATGAGTTTTCGCCGGTCGTCAATGTCGTTGGCTTGCAGCTGTTGGCGTATTATGCGGCGCGAGCGCGCGGGACGGACATCGACAAACCGCGCAATCTGGCGAAAAGCGTCACGGTTGAATAA
- a CDS encoding Bax inhibitor-1/YccA family protein — protein sequence MRTANPALNDKVFRDAAITSSNVMTVQGAVSRTAILLAILLGATTFTWNSPDSGGLMLLGAIAGFIVALITIFNPKISPVCAPIYAACEGLLLGGISRLFELQYPGIVLQAIFLTFGTLGALLLVYSLRIVRATEQFKMGVFAATGGIALFYLFAWIFSFFGGGHFFSVIYSNGLAGIIFSVIVVVIAALNLVLDFDFIERGAAQGAPRYMEWYAAFGLMVTLVWLYIEILRLLSKLSSRR from the coding sequence ATGCGCACAGCCAATCCTGCTTTGAACGATAAAGTATTCCGCGACGCCGCCATTACTAGCAGCAATGTAATGACCGTTCAGGGCGCCGTCAGCCGCACCGCGATTCTGCTGGCAATTCTGCTCGGCGCGACCACCTTCACCTGGAATTCACCGGACTCCGGCGGACTGATGCTGCTCGGCGCGATCGCCGGTTTCATTGTAGCGCTCATCACCATTTTTAATCCGAAAATTTCGCCGGTCTGCGCACCGATTTATGCCGCGTGCGAAGGACTGCTGCTCGGCGGAATTTCGCGGCTGTTCGAACTGCAATATCCCGGCATTGTGCTGCAGGCTATATTTCTGACATTCGGCACGCTCGGCGCGCTGCTGCTGGTCTATTCACTGCGCATCGTGCGCGCCACCGAACAGTTTAAAATGGGCGTATTCGCCGCGACCGGCGGCATCGCGCTGTTCTATCTCTTTGCGTGGATCTTCTCATTTTTCGGCGGCGGACATTTTTTCAGCGTGATCTACTCCAACGGACTCGCAGGTATTATTTTCAGTGTAATTGTCGTTGTCATCGCGGCGCTCAATCTCGTGCTCGATTTTGATTTCATTGAGCGCGGCGCAGCGCAGGGCGCGCCGCGTTACATGGAGTGGTACGCCGCATTCGGATTAATGGTGACGCTCGTCTGGCTTTACATCGAAATTCTGCGGCTGCTTTCAAAACTCAGCAGCCGGCGATAA
- a CDS encoding peptidylprolyl isomerase has protein sequence MCKVIEKSKKAGLIAVAAALALVSTGCSKEVQDVEEIDLTSADLFTNPLQPNPLAAAPDDVMVTVNGKPITHGEISQNVQLQMMQMSRQVPQQQLMQMAGQIYENVRDTLVANILLEETAKATGVTAGDDELDAEITRIKDNAPEESKLEDILAENNINYDDWKENLRDQMIVRKLVEQVTSTAPEATAVDVASFYEKNQEAFQSPEAVTASHILIGFKPEDTEETKAEKKKQAEAILEKLNAGADFATLASENSDCPSNQRGGSLGTFGRGQMVPEFEAAAFGAKDGEVTEVVETQFGYHIIKVDEYRPAGVRTLAEVKDQLQNYLTSQNKQKALLDYVDELRSKADIEYKTPDFDAAAAAAESTESSE, from the coding sequence ATGTGCAAAGTTATTGAAAAATCAAAAAAAGCCGGCCTTATTGCGGTTGCAGCCGCCCTCGCTCTTGTTTCCACCGGCTGTTCAAAAGAGGTGCAGGATGTCGAAGAAATTGATCTGACCTCTGCCGATCTGTTTACAAACCCGCTGCAGCCGAACCCGCTGGCCGCCGCGCCGGATGATGTGATGGTTACAGTGAACGGCAAACCAATTACCCACGGGGAAATTTCGCAGAATGTCCAGTTGCAAATGATGCAGATGAGCCGGCAGGTTCCGCAACAGCAGCTGATGCAGATGGCGGGACAGATTTATGAAAACGTGCGCGACACGCTGGTTGCCAATATCCTGCTGGAAGAGACGGCGAAAGCCACCGGTGTAACCGCCGGTGACGATGAACTCGACGCTGAAATCACCCGTATTAAAGACAACGCGCCGGAAGAATCAAAACTGGAAGACATTCTCGCCGAAAACAATATTAATTACGACGACTGGAAAGAAAACCTGCGTGATCAGATGATTGTACGCAAACTCGTTGAACAGGTTACTTCTACTGCACCGGAAGCTACCGCCGTTGATGTTGCCAGCTTTTATGAAAAAAACCAGGAGGCGTTTCAGTCACCGGAAGCTGTGACTGCCAGTCATATTTTAATCGGCTTTAAACCGGAAGACACCGAAGAAACCAAAGCCGAAAAGAAAAAACAGGCGGAAGCAATTCTTGAAAAACTGAATGCCGGCGCTGATTTTGCAACACTGGCATCAGAAAATTCCGACTGTCCGAGTAACCAGCGCGGCGGCAGCCTCGGAACATTCGGCCGCGGACAGATGGTGCCGGAATTTGAAGCCGCTGCATTCGGCGCTAAAGACGGCGAAGTTACCGAAGTTGTCGAAACACAATTCGGTTATCACATTATCAAAGTTGATGAATACCGTCCTGCCGGAGTGCGCACGCTGGCAGAGGTTAAAGATCAGCTTCAGAACTACCTTACCAGCCAGAACAAACAAAAAGCGCTGCTGGATTATGTTGATGAGCTTCGTTCAAAAGCTGACATTGAATATAAAACACCGGACTTCGATGCAGCAGCTGCTGCTGCTGAATCAACGGAATCCTCAGAATAA
- a CDS encoding diaminopimelate decarboxylase, giving the protein MAEKCFPLSVEQLELLTREFPTPFHIYDEAAIRKNARALKAAFTWNQGFKEYFAVKAAPNPFLMKILKSEGFGADCSSLPELLLAAETGISGEEIIFTSNDTPAAEFKKAAELGAIINLDDISHIDFLERTAGIPELICCRYNPGRLKDGNVIIGHPEEAKYGFTREQLVEGYRILRDKGVKRFGLHTMVASNELNGGYFVETADILFDLVAEISKTLGITFEFVNIGGGIGIPYQPEQEPVDLNAVGTGIRKLYEEKIAGAGLPALDLRMECGRMITGPFGWLVSRVLHRKSTYKEYVGLDACMANLMRPALYGAYHHITVPAKEQLPHNFICDVTGSLCENNDKFAIDRALPPVETGDLVVIHDAGAHGHAMGFNYNGKLRSAELLLRETGKVVKIRRAETPADYFATLDFEALKNFDA; this is encoded by the coding sequence ATGGCAGAAAAATGTTTTCCCTTGAGTGTGGAACAACTTGAATTGCTGACGCGGGAGTTCCCGACGCCGTTCCACATTTATGATGAAGCGGCAATCCGTAAAAACGCACGTGCGTTGAAAGCAGCGTTTACCTGGAATCAGGGGTTTAAAGAATATTTCGCGGTGAAGGCGGCGCCAAATCCGTTTTTGATGAAGATTCTGAAATCGGAAGGTTTCGGTGCGGATTGTTCATCACTGCCTGAACTGCTGCTGGCGGCAGAAACCGGAATTTCCGGTGAAGAGATTATTTTTACATCGAATGATACGCCGGCAGCGGAATTTAAAAAAGCGGCGGAACTCGGTGCAATCATTAATCTGGATGATATTTCGCATATTGATTTTCTTGAGCGGACCGCCGGAATTCCGGAGCTGATCTGCTGCCGGTATAATCCCGGCCGACTGAAAGACGGCAATGTGATCATCGGCCATCCGGAAGAGGCGAAATACGGCTTTACGCGCGAACAGCTTGTTGAAGGGTACCGGATTTTGCGCGATAAAGGCGTAAAGCGGTTCGGACTGCACACAATGGTGGCGTCGAATGAATTGAACGGCGGCTACTTTGTTGAAACGGCGGACATCCTGTTTGATCTTGTTGCAGAAATTTCGAAAACACTCGGAATCACATTTGAATTTGTGAACATCGGCGGCGGAATCGGAATTCCGTATCAACCGGAACAGGAGCCGGTCGATCTGAATGCTGTTGGCACTGGAATCCGTAAATTATACGAAGAAAAAATTGCCGGCGCCGGACTTCCCGCACTCGATCTGCGAATGGAATGCGGCCGGATGATTACGGGACCGTTCGGCTGGCTGGTAAGCCGTGTACTGCACCGGAAAAGCACCTATAAGGAATATGTCGGCCTCGACGCGTGCATGGCGAATTTAATGCGGCCGGCCCTATACGGCGCTTATCATCACATCACCGTTCCGGCAAAAGAACAGCTGCCGCATAATTTTATTTGCGATGTAACCGGCTCGCTGTGTGAAAATAACGACAAGTTTGCCATCGACCGTGCGCTGCCGCCGGTGGAGACCGGCGATCTGGTGGTCATTCACGACGCCGGTGCGCATGGCCACGCGATGGGTTTTAATTATAACGGCAAGCTCCGTTCGGCGGAGCTGCTGCTGCGCGAAACCGGCAAGGTGGTAAAAATCCGGCGCGCCGAAACACCGGCGGATTATTTCGCCACGCTCGATTTCGAAGCATTAAAAAATTTCGATGCGTAA
- a CDS encoding citrate synthase: MKMIKNSEVKIQVDDTTFVCPVYRGTEGERAVDIRNLRKETGLIAYDPGFMNTGSCASDITFINGEKGILRYRGYDVADLAEHCEFIEVAYLLINGSLPNRVQKAKYSAMLNLHSMLHEDMRNFLSYYPDLSHPMAILSAMSVSLSSFYPELGENRREELDMTVTRLLSKLRTIAAYSYKKSVGEPVVFPRHDLKYCENFLNMMFDSPVRKDPVNPVMADALNKLLILHADHEQNCSASVVRNVGSSGANLYASIAAGICALWGPRHGGANQGVIEMLEDIRKEGGNVDKVIARAKNPRSPFRLMGFGHRVYKAYDPRAKIAKDLCKRVLTATNTTDPLMDIAMKLEEKALTDPYFQERNLYPNVDFYTGLTYREMGIPTNMFTVMFAIGRLPGWIAQWLESAKDHDIRIARPRQIYTGSLARKVEPIEKRK, encoded by the coding sequence ATGAAAATGATAAAAAACAGTGAAGTAAAAATACAGGTGGACGACACGACGTTCGTTTGTCCCGTATATAGAGGCACTGAAGGCGAGCGGGCGGTTGACATCCGGAATCTTCGTAAAGAGACCGGCCTGATCGCTTATGACCCGGGTTTTATGAATACCGGATCGTGCGCCAGCGATATCACGTTTATCAATGGCGAAAAGGGTATTTTGCGTTATCGCGGCTATGATGTGGCGGATCTCGCCGAACATTGTGAGTTTATTGAAGTCGCTTACCTGCTGATTAACGGATCGCTGCCGAACCGTGTACAGAAAGCAAAATACAGCGCCATGCTGAATCTGCACTCGATGCTGCATGAAGACATGCGGAATTTTTTAAGTTATTATCCCGATCTGTCACACCCGATGGCCATTCTTTCGGCGATGTCCGTTTCACTCTCTTCGTTTTATCCGGAACTTGGAGAAAACCGGCGGGAGGAACTGGATATGACAGTGACTCGCCTGCTTTCAAAACTGCGTACAATCGCCGCATATTCCTATAAAAAATCTGTCGGCGAACCCGTGGTTTTCCCGCGGCATGATCTGAAATATTGTGAAAATTTTTTAAACATGATGTTCGATTCGCCGGTGCGCAAAGATCCGGTGAACCCGGTCATGGCTGATGCACTGAATAAACTGCTGATTCTGCACGCCGATCACGAGCAGAATTGTTCGGCCTCTGTCGTTCGTAATGTCGGGAGCTCCGGCGCCAATCTTTATGCGTCGATCGCCGCCGGAATCTGTGCACTGTGGGGTCCGCGTCACGGCGGCGCCAATCAGGGTGTCATTGAAATGCTTGAAGACATCCGCAAGGAAGGCGGCAATGTTGATAAAGTTATTGCGCGTGCAAAAAATCCGCGCAGTCCGTTCCGCCTGATGGGCTTCGGCCATCGTGTGTATAAAGCCTATGACCCGCGCGCAAAAATCGCGAAAGACCTTTGCAAGCGTGTGCTCACAGCGACCAATACGACCGATCCGCTGATGGATATTGCAATGAAACTGGAAGAAAAAGCGCTGACTGATCCATACTTCCAGGAGCGCAATCTTTATCCGAACGTCGATTTTTACACCGGTTTAACCTATCGCGAAATGGGCATTCCGACGAATATGTTCACCGTCATGTTTGCGATTGGGCGGCTGCCGGGCTGGATTGCGCAATGGCTTGAGTCAGCAAAAGACCATGATATCCGCATCGCGCGTCCGCGCCAGATCTACACCGGATCGCTCGCACGCAAAGTTGAGCCGATCGAAAAAAGAAAATAA
- the dapA gene encoding 4-hydroxy-tetrahydrodipicolinate synthase has protein sequence MLQGAHTAIVTPFTKTGAVDFDRYRDLLNFQLENGIDGIVPVGTTGESPTLDHKEHMRVVEETVKFVNGRAKVIAGTGGNSTQEAVDLTTEAKKLGVDATLQVTPYYNKPNQEGLYRHFSTVADLGVPVVLYNVPGRTCREIEIQTVARLARHPNIVAVKEAGGNVARVKQTLDVCDLEILSGDDALTLPMMRDGAIGIISVASNIIPKEVADMTHAALEQSWDKAQAMHDQLIDLFDAMFIDTNPIPVKAALAMMGKIEEIYRLPLCELNDADKSALCTVLTKYKLIA, from the coding sequence ATGCTGCAAGGAGCTCATACTGCAATTGTCACGCCGTTCACAAAAACCGGTGCAGTGGATTTTGACCGTTATCGTGATCTGCTGAATTTTCAACTTGAAAACGGCATCGACGGCATTGTGCCGGTCGGCACCACCGGAGAATCGCCGACGCTGGACCACAAAGAACACATGCGCGTGGTTGAAGAAACGGTAAAATTCGTAAACGGCCGTGCAAAAGTGATTGCCGGCACCGGCGGAAATTCGACGCAGGAAGCGGTGGATTTAACAACGGAAGCGAAAAAACTCGGCGTGGACGCCACGCTGCAGGTGACGCCCTATTATAATAAACCGAATCAGGAAGGTTTATACCGTCACTTTTCTACTGTTGCCGATCTCGGCGTACCGGTGGTGCTTTATAATGTGCCGGGGCGCACCTGCCGTGAAATTGAAATTCAAACCGTCGCGCGGCTTGCACGGCATCCGAATATTGTGGCGGTGAAAGAAGCCGGCGGGAATGTCGCACGTGTAAAACAGACACTGGATGTGTGTGATCTCGAAATTCTTTCCGGCGACGATGCGCTGACGCTTCCCATGATGCGTGACGGTGCAATCGGGATTATCAGTGTGGCGTCCAACATTATTCCGAAAGAGGTCGCGGACATGACGCACGCCGCGCTTGAGCAGAGCTGGGATAAGGCACAGGCAATGCATGATCAGTTGATTGATCTGTTCGACGCAATGTTCATTGATACCAATCCGATCCCGGTGAAAGCCGCCCTGGCCATGATGGGAAAAATTGAAGAAATTTACCGTCTGCCGCTGTGCGAGTTAAATGATGCCGATAAATCCGCCTTGTGCACCGTACTGACAAAGTATAAACTGATCGCGTAA